The Amycolatopsis sp. DG1A-15b genome window below encodes:
- a CDS encoding ATP-binding protein has product MYRHTPETGVDTGESTDADQAGTTAPEHFTAGAVVVSTFEELAPALPNEMAGLRRKLIQWLSEFPLDADSTHDITLATYEALANVAAHAYPDGHGWARLQARREGDAITVTVTDTGCGIPATRPRAAALRTSGGRGLLLIDQVTDQSDIDSSTTGTTVRMTWRPPALRDAG; this is encoded by the coding sequence GTGTATCGACATACCCCGGAAACTGGCGTCGATACGGGCGAGAGCACCGACGCCGACCAAGCCGGGACCACGGCCCCGGAGCACTTCACCGCCGGAGCCGTGGTCGTCTCGACATTCGAAGAGCTGGCGCCGGCGCTGCCGAACGAGATGGCCGGCCTGCGCCGCAAGCTGATCCAGTGGCTGAGCGAGTTCCCGCTCGACGCGGACAGCACGCACGACATCACGCTGGCGACGTACGAGGCCCTGGCCAACGTAGCGGCCCACGCCTACCCGGACGGCCACGGCTGGGCCCGCTTGCAGGCTCGCCGGGAGGGTGACGCGATCACGGTGACGGTGACGGACACCGGCTGCGGCATCCCGGCGACGCGCCCACGCGCGGCGGCCCTGCGCACCTCGGGTGGCCGCGGCCTGCTGCTGATCGACCAGGTGACGGACCAGTCCGACATAGACTCGAGCACCACGGGGACCACGGTCCGCATGACGTGGCGCCCGCCTGCCCTCCGGGACGCGGGCTAG